Proteins encoded together in one Planctomycetota bacterium window:
- a CDS encoding ferredoxin family protein: protein MAYVIAEPCVGTKDKACVPACPVDCIYEGEKMLYIHPDECIDCGACVEPCPVQAIFPADELPDKWKFYIEVNKNFFPEKSDEKAWAGHPFPAERLQKPPEKH from the coding sequence ATGGCGTATGTGATCGCGGAACCGTGCGTCGGCACGAAGGATAAGGCGTGCGTGCCCGCCTGCCCCGTGGATTGCATCTACGAGGGTGAAAAGATGCTCTACATCCACCCGGATGAGTGCATCGATTGCGGGGCGTGCGTCGAACCGTGCCCCGTCCAGGCGATCTTCCCGGCGGACGAGCTTCCGGACAAGTGGAAGTTCTACATCGAGGTCAACAAGAACTTCTTCCCCGAGAAGAGCGACGAGAAGGCCTGGGCCGGCCATCCCTTCCCGGCGGAGCGGCTCCAGAAGCCGCCCGAAAAGCACTGA